One genomic window of Polyangium aurulentum includes the following:
- a CDS encoding iron-containing redox enzyme family protein has protein sequence MMERPEAARGLEERLLAIMDRKDHWAWPRFTRPGLSRAQLAVHFRHEYRTYVRDFPVLLARVLGQGPPAQARHALAENIFEEQTGKLSLGVAHPDLFLEMMDGLGIARASIEDASIPLEPEAVAYRALLDRVSAAGPWVVGAAVLTIFVEGSVHERDELGGRRAHLPIEEAIRKHPMVMHYGCPPERLRLVRAHRAVEGGHRRDAWAMVLEHVPPEGPLAEAVVSAVAEAHAAWLAYRDSVARAMGIER, from the coding sequence ATGATGGAACGACCCGAGGCAGCGCGAGGGCTCGAGGAGCGCCTGCTCGCGATCATGGACCGCAAAGATCACTGGGCCTGGCCGAGGTTCACCCGTCCCGGCCTGTCGCGCGCGCAGCTCGCCGTCCACTTCCGGCACGAGTACCGCACCTACGTGCGCGACTTCCCCGTGCTGCTCGCGCGCGTGCTCGGCCAGGGACCGCCCGCCCAGGCGCGCCACGCGCTCGCCGAGAACATCTTCGAGGAGCAAACGGGAAAGCTCTCGCTCGGCGTCGCCCACCCCGATCTGTTCCTCGAGATGATGGACGGCCTCGGCATCGCGCGCGCCTCGATCGAGGACGCCTCGATCCCGCTCGAGCCGGAGGCGGTCGCGTATCGCGCGCTGCTCGATCGGGTGAGCGCCGCGGGGCCCTGGGTGGTCGGCGCCGCGGTCCTCACCATCTTCGTCGAGGGCAGCGTGCACGAGCGCGACGAGCTCGGGGGCCGCCGCGCGCACCTGCCGATCGAGGAGGCGATTCGCAAGCACCCCATGGTGATGCATTATGGCTGTCCTCCCGAGCGCCTGCGGCTCGTGCGCGCGCATCGCGCCGTCGAGGGGGGCCACCGGCGCGACGCCTGGGCCATGGTGCTCGAGCACGTGCCGCCCGAGGGTCCGCTCGCCGAGGCCGTCGTCTCCGCCGTCGCGGAGGCGCACGCTGCGTGGCTCGCCTACCGCGACAGCGTCGCTCGCGCGATGGGCATCGAGCGCTGA
- a CDS encoding YkgJ family cysteine cluster protein translates to MSTAPPPSRPRLAEHAIVRRYRAREEDFWVIHDQRSGAAFRIGRREWGILAHADGTRDLDGILAAAARTGAVAREGSLKALIGALDGQGLLANGPAPAPSAPRPRAPGRPLDPLPGFSLACDGQGSCCRLYASVIFRPLEEARARVLLPLVLDAGEHPELAFPPMAGSAPCGASSVGADAGRCAYLEGDGRCGLHKRGGPEGKPFGCRTFPATFVDDGEAVRVAPAVECACVLASAVLPTGEGEPLVPAEARTSDDLDEAAAIHELPETLAISAERSADRADLVRWSRLVASSPPPADAARAAWSLAAAIEAEGLDLGAAERALAADTPIDLARLRPYFVALERRAAGRARVDVSWRSEGDLALRAGRWIRDAAKLLVDPSALASLVALGSDHASSEAFYLRVAVHGHHLVSGEQPLSHALRDRAARIVLARALPFVADEDDEDPALAHPLALVEAMIRGHGLSAYVHDVDAAREA, encoded by the coding sequence ATGTCGACAGCGCCGCCGCCCTCGCGTCCACGCCTCGCCGAGCACGCCATCGTCCGGCGCTACCGCGCCCGCGAGGAAGACTTCTGGGTGATCCACGATCAGCGCAGCGGAGCCGCTTTCCGCATCGGCCGGCGCGAGTGGGGGATCCTCGCGCACGCCGACGGCACGCGCGACCTCGACGGCATCCTCGCCGCAGCCGCGCGCACGGGCGCCGTCGCGCGCGAAGGCTCCCTCAAAGCATTGATTGGCGCGCTCGATGGACAGGGGCTCCTCGCGAACGGCCCCGCCCCCGCTCCCTCCGCGCCCCGCCCGCGCGCGCCGGGGCGCCCGCTCGATCCGCTCCCGGGATTCTCGCTCGCGTGCGACGGTCAGGGGAGCTGCTGCCGGCTCTACGCCTCGGTGATCTTCCGGCCGCTCGAGGAGGCGCGCGCGCGCGTCCTTTTGCCGCTCGTGCTCGACGCGGGCGAGCACCCTGAGCTCGCATTCCCGCCGATGGCTGGCTCCGCGCCCTGCGGCGCGTCCTCGGTGGGGGCCGACGCGGGCCGCTGCGCGTACCTCGAGGGCGACGGTCGATGCGGCCTGCACAAGCGAGGCGGCCCCGAGGGCAAACCCTTCGGCTGCCGCACCTTCCCGGCCACGTTCGTCGACGATGGCGAGGCCGTGCGCGTGGCGCCTGCCGTCGAGTGCGCGTGCGTGCTCGCGAGCGCCGTGCTCCCCACCGGCGAAGGCGAGCCGCTCGTGCCCGCAGAGGCCAGGACCTCCGACGATCTCGACGAGGCAGCCGCCATTCACGAGCTGCCCGAGACGCTCGCGATCAGCGCCGAGCGCTCCGCAGATCGCGCCGATCTCGTCCGCTGGTCGCGCCTCGTCGCCTCCTCGCCGCCCCCTGCGGACGCGGCTCGCGCGGCCTGGTCCCTCGCGGCCGCGATCGAGGCCGAGGGGCTCGATCTGGGCGCCGCCGAGCGCGCCCTCGCCGCCGATACGCCGATCGATCTCGCCCGCTTGCGCCCCTACTTCGTCGCGCTCGAGCGCCGCGCCGCGGGGCGCGCGCGGGTCGACGTCTCGTGGCGCTCCGAAGGCGATCTCGCGCTGCGCGCAGGCCGGTGGATTCGCGACGCGGCCAAGCTGCTCGTCGATCCCAGCGCGCTCGCGTCGCTCGTCGCGCTCGGCAGCGATCACGCCTCCTCCGAGGCCTTCTATCTGCGCGTGGCCGTGCACGGCCATCACCTCGTCAGCGGCGAGCAGCCGCTCTCGCACGCGCTGCGTGATCGTGCCGCGCGCATCGTCCTCGCGCGCGCGCTGCCGTTCGTGGCAGATGAAGACGACGAGGATCCGGCGCTCGCGCACCCGCTCGCGCTCGTGGAGGCCATGATTCGCGGCCACGGGCTCTCGGCGTACGTTCACGACGTCGACGCCGCGCGCGAAGCGTGA
- a CDS encoding protein kinase domain-containing protein: MPLDNQSATGTASASATKLGKYELVQEIAGSGVASTWTARAEGSPRSYAILRLHKHATKKVEVADAFVKDAKNAQPLSHPNVVTMVETGVMDGEAFVVSEHVEGESLSSLIAHAKAEGLPAPVVLRIALDMLSGIAAAHAQKPEALAHGELNPVHVIVGTDGVTRVAGFGWARALAKLGPHGIIKQDRLAYAPPERVKAMSAAMPGSPTGTIEPKGDVFAAAVIIWEALSKQRLFASKMEAAVVQKVLTGPVPALSSIAGVKAPAGLSEALAKALERDPAKRPASVEELVKAIEAAGADQIAKPQEVAAIVEKHASKSAPVSTGAPVAKPAPAAPAAPAAPAKTASVARPAPAVTPAPAKAAETTNKPVATALPRPGVPTAPKAPVAAPAAPAAKEPAAPAAPAAKADPAPAKTQPGKPFVRQQTLVGGMGAVEPPKPAGAVPPVVAPKPAAKPEAAEAKAEAPKPEAPKPGLKVPQPPKPAAAGAIPKPPAPPALKGDALKPPPPVRPPAESLPADDLEWDEPSVSTVGPKPEPAKVTAREPSKPEIKPESAKITAREPSRPDIKPEPAKIAAREPSRPEIKPEAAAPKPVAEAPKPVVEAPKAEAEAPKENVAVTKSEMPTAITTTPTSSPSPVDMDGAPVSRSKATALDKLKPGSTLGRYEILLRVAQGGMASVWAARLQGSRGFQKIVAVKTMLPDVSDDPDFESMFLDEARVAARIRHPNVVEIFDLGEQDEILYIVMDWVEGETLSAVQKAAKAIGGIPHAIVLRLASQICAGLHAAHELRDDSGALIDLVHRDISPGNILVSTSGFAKIADFGVAKSRGRLYVTRTEGLVKGKTPYLSPEQLGGLPLDRRSDLFSLGVLLYVMVTGLHPFRADTEFKTVENIALKDPIPPHELVSAIHPDFEKLILKALEKDRTKRFATAAEMQRALDQVASQLGEPMTDEDVATFVRKVIGESSAKRAAELRAAIATADASGTSSSDRASIPPPPSGDNRADAKAEAAARAEAKIAPAAEDVPVNVFDDPNAFGPPAVEALEAPKPPPQRIETLQSAPTVNPVLADIPIPSDGYDLEAIRAKQQKQRKTALIMGGIAAVVIGGVLVAMSGGESKTTPDATTAPEGAPTTQVAPTEQPKPEEQKAEAPKAEEPKAEEPKAEEPKTEPATTAAQPEPPAPPPPAAVRNPGALNRPPSGSTTKTAPTKPNTTKTKTKKFDPTGI; this comes from the coding sequence ATGCCGCTCGACAATCAATCCGCCACTGGAACGGCCTCCGCATCGGCCACGAAGCTCGGCAAGTACGAGCTTGTGCAGGAGATCGCCGGCAGTGGCGTCGCGTCGACCTGGACCGCCCGCGCCGAGGGCAGCCCGCGCTCGTACGCCATCCTGCGCCTTCACAAGCACGCCACGAAGAAGGTCGAGGTCGCCGACGCCTTCGTCAAGGACGCGAAGAACGCCCAGCCCCTGTCGCACCCGAATGTGGTGACGATGGTCGAGACCGGCGTGATGGACGGCGAGGCGTTCGTTGTGAGCGAGCACGTGGAAGGCGAGTCGCTCTCGTCGCTCATCGCGCACGCGAAGGCCGAGGGGCTGCCCGCGCCGGTCGTGCTGCGCATCGCGCTCGACATGCTCTCGGGCATCGCCGCGGCGCACGCGCAGAAGCCCGAGGCGCTCGCGCACGGCGAGCTGAACCCCGTGCACGTGATCGTCGGGACGGACGGCGTGACGCGCGTGGCGGGCTTCGGCTGGGCGCGCGCGCTCGCGAAGCTCGGGCCGCACGGGATCATCAAGCAGGACCGCCTCGCGTACGCCCCGCCCGAGCGCGTGAAGGCCATGAGCGCCGCGATGCCCGGCTCGCCCACGGGCACGATCGAGCCGAAGGGCGACGTGTTCGCGGCGGCCGTCATCATCTGGGAAGCGCTGTCGAAGCAGCGGCTGTTCGCCTCGAAGATGGAGGCGGCGGTCGTGCAGAAGGTGCTCACGGGGCCAGTCCCGGCGCTGTCGAGCATCGCGGGCGTGAAGGCCCCCGCCGGGCTCTCGGAGGCGCTCGCGAAGGCGCTCGAGCGAGATCCCGCAAAGCGCCCCGCGTCCGTCGAGGAGCTCGTGAAGGCGATCGAGGCCGCCGGCGCGGATCAGATCGCAAAGCCGCAGGAGGTCGCCGCCATCGTGGAGAAGCACGCCAGCAAGAGCGCGCCGGTCAGCACGGGCGCGCCGGTCGCGAAGCCCGCGCCCGCAGCGCCCGCAGCGCCCGCAGCGCCCGCCAAGACGGCGAGCGTCGCGCGCCCGGCCCCCGCGGTGACCCCCGCGCCCGCCAAGGCCGCAGAGACGACGAACAAACCCGTCGCCACGGCGCTGCCGCGGCCCGGCGTGCCCACCGCGCCGAAGGCCCCGGTGGCAGCGCCCGCAGCGCCCGCAGCGAAAGAACCCGCAGCACCCGCAGCGCCCGCAGCGAAGGCCGACCCGGCCCCGGCGAAGACGCAGCCCGGCAAGCCCTTCGTCCGGCAGCAGACGCTCGTCGGCGGCATGGGCGCCGTGGAACCTCCGAAGCCCGCCGGGGCCGTGCCGCCCGTCGTGGCGCCCAAGCCCGCGGCCAAACCGGAAGCGGCCGAAGCCAAGGCCGAAGCTCCGAAGCCCGAAGCGCCGAAGCCGGGCCTCAAGGTCCCGCAGCCGCCCAAGCCCGCTGCGGCCGGCGCGATCCCCAAGCCCCCGGCCCCGCCCGCGCTGAAGGGCGACGCCCTCAAGCCGCCGCCGCCGGTGCGTCCGCCCGCAGAGTCGCTGCCCGCCGACGACCTCGAGTGGGACGAGCCGTCCGTGTCCACGGTCGGCCCCAAGCCCGAGCCGGCGAAGGTCACGGCCCGCGAGCCGTCGAAGCCCGAGATCAAGCCCGAGTCCGCGAAGATCACGGCGCGCGAGCCGTCGAGGCCCGACATCAAGCCCGAGCCGGCGAAGATCGCCGCGCGCGAGCCGTCGAGGCCCGAGATCAAGCCCGAAGCCGCGGCGCCCAAGCCCGTGGCCGAGGCGCCCAAGCCCGTGGTCGAGGCGCCCAAGGCCGAGGCCGAAGCGCCGAAGGAGAACGTCGCGGTCACCAAGTCGGAGATGCCGACGGCGATCACCACGACGCCGACCTCGTCGCCGTCTCCGGTCGACATGGACGGCGCGCCGGTGTCGCGCAGCAAGGCCACGGCGCTCGACAAGCTCAAGCCGGGCAGCACCCTCGGCCGCTACGAGATCCTCCTGCGCGTCGCGCAGGGCGGCATGGCGTCGGTCTGGGCCGCGCGCCTGCAAGGCTCGCGCGGCTTCCAGAAGATCGTCGCCGTCAAGACGATGCTCCCGGACGTCTCCGACGATCCGGATTTCGAGTCGATGTTCCTCGACGAGGCGCGCGTCGCGGCGCGGATCCGTCACCCGAACGTGGTCGAGATCTTCGACCTCGGCGAGCAGGACGAGATCCTCTACATCGTGATGGACTGGGTCGAGGGCGAGACGCTGAGCGCGGTGCAGAAGGCCGCGAAGGCGATCGGCGGCATCCCGCACGCGATCGTGCTGCGCCTGGCCTCGCAGATCTGCGCCGGCCTCCACGCCGCGCACGAGCTGCGCGACGACAGCGGCGCGCTCATCGACCTCGTCCACCGCGACATCTCGCCCGGCAACATCCTCGTGTCGACGTCGGGCTTCGCGAAGATCGCGGACTTCGGCGTCGCCAAGTCGCGCGGACGTCTGTACGTCACGCGCACCGAGGGCCTCGTCAAGGGCAAGACCCCGTACCTGTCGCCCGAGCAGCTCGGCGGCCTGCCGCTCGACAGGCGCAGCGATCTGTTCTCGCTCGGCGTGCTGCTCTACGTGATGGTCACGGGCCTGCACCCGTTCCGCGCCGACACGGAGTTCAAGACGGTCGAGAACATCGCCCTGAAGGACCCGATCCCGCCGCACGAGCTCGTGTCTGCGATCCACCCCGACTTCGAGAAGCTCATCCTCAAGGCGCTCGAGAAGGACCGCACCAAGCGCTTCGCGACCGCCGCCGAGATGCAGCGCGCGCTCGATCAGGTGGCCTCGCAGCTCGGCGAGCCGATGACCGACGAGGACGTCGCCACCTTCGTTCGCAAGGTGATCGGCGAGTCGAGCGCCAAGCGCGCGGCCGAGCTTCGCGCGGCGATCGCGACCGCAGATGCCTCCGGCACCTCGAGCTCCGATCGCGCGAGCATCCCGCCCCCGCCCTCCGGCGACAACCGCGCCGACGCGAAGGCCGAGGCCGCCGCGCGCGCCGAAGCGAAGATCGCGCCCGCAGCCGAGGACGTTCCCGTCAACGTCTTCGACGACCCGAACGCGTTCGGCCCGCCCGCAGTCGAGGCCCTCGAGGCCCCGAAGCCGCCGCCCCAGCGCATCGAGACGCTGCAATCGGCGCCGACGGTCAACCCCGTCCTCGCCGACATCCCCATCCCGAGCGACGGCTACGACCTCGAGGCCATCCGCGCCAAGCAGCAGAAGCAGCGCAAGACGGCCCTGATCATGGGCGGCATCGCCGCGGTGGTGATCGGCGGCGTGCTGGTCGCGATGAGCGGCGGCGAGTCGAAGACCACGCCCGACGCGACCACGGCACCCGAAGGAGCGCCCACCACGCAGGTCGCCCCGACCGAGCAGCCGAAGCCCGAGGAGCAAAAAGCCGAAGCCCCGAAGGCCGAGGAGCCCAAGGCCGAGGAGCCCAAGGCCGAGGAGCCGAAGACCGAGCCCGCGACGACCGCAGCCCAGCCCGAGCCTCCCGCGCCGCCGCCCCCCGCCGCCGTGAGGAACCCCGGCGCCCTGAACAGGCCCCCGTCGGGCTCGACGACCAAGACCGCGCCGACGAAGCCGAACACCACGAAGACCAAGACCAAGAAGTTCGACCCAACCGGAATCTGA
- a CDS encoding tetratricopeptide repeat protein, with the protein MRTRTTAIAALFVALPVLSVLAPTDVHAQQPGAAAPAGPSQKDVAEATARFGKGNGLYKANKHKEALEEFRASYKAVASPNSHLYIARCLRETGQKAEAYLEFDAVVAEAQTAGEKYAATGEQAKTERDELASKIALVTVNVASPAPGATLTIGGKTVPEDRWGKPYPVAPGSVDVTLEAPGKPAAKESVTAKAGEQKTVSLSLPTGDTSGEVSSGDISGGDTGGDTSQASSGTSPLRLPAYIAAGVGVAGFVTFAVAGAMSKSTYSDLEQACGARPCPADRASDVSAGKTQQTVANVGLVVGAVGIAAGATLFVLSLRGGKKTEPAAAKTELVVGPSWLGARGTF; encoded by the coding sequence GTGCGAACCCGAACAACTGCGATCGCTGCGCTTTTCGTCGCCCTCCCCGTGCTGTCGGTCCTCGCCCCGACCGACGTGCACGCCCAGCAACCGGGCGCCGCTGCGCCTGCAGGGCCGTCGCAGAAAGACGTCGCCGAGGCCACGGCGCGCTTCGGGAAGGGCAACGGCCTGTACAAGGCCAACAAGCACAAGGAAGCGCTCGAGGAGTTCCGCGCCTCGTACAAGGCCGTCGCGAGCCCGAACTCGCACCTGTACATCGCCCGCTGTCTGCGCGAGACAGGCCAGAAGGCAGAGGCCTACCTCGAGTTCGACGCGGTGGTCGCCGAAGCCCAGACGGCCGGCGAAAAGTACGCAGCGACGGGCGAGCAAGCCAAGACCGAGCGCGACGAGCTCGCCTCGAAGATCGCCCTCGTCACCGTCAACGTCGCGAGCCCCGCGCCCGGCGCGACGCTCACCATCGGCGGCAAGACCGTGCCCGAAGACCGCTGGGGCAAGCCCTACCCGGTCGCCCCCGGCAGCGTCGACGTCACGCTCGAAGCCCCGGGCAAACCCGCCGCCAAGGAGTCGGTGACCGCGAAGGCCGGCGAGCAGAAGACGGTCTCGCTCAGCCTGCCCACCGGCGACACGAGCGGCGAGGTCAGCAGCGGCGACATCAGCGGCGGCGACACCGGCGGCGACACCTCCCAGGCGAGCAGCGGAACGAGCCCCCTGCGCCTGCCCGCGTACATCGCGGCGGGCGTGGGCGTCGCGGGCTTCGTGACGTTCGCGGTCGCAGGCGCGATGTCGAAGTCGACGTACAGCGACCTCGAGCAAGCCTGCGGGGCGCGCCCCTGCCCCGCCGATCGCGCGAGCGACGTGAGCGCGGGCAAGACGCAGCAGACCGTGGCCAACGTGGGCCTCGTGGTCGGCGCCGTGGGCATCGCCGCGGGCGCCACGCTCTTCGTGCTCAGCCTGCGCGGCGGCAAGAAGACCGAGCCCGCCGCAGCCAAGACCGAGCTCGTCGTGGGCCCCTCCTGGCTCGGCGCCCGAGGCACGTTCTAA
- a CDS encoding serine/threonine protein kinase: MTQPSAEVTRLVGTVLSGRYLVQELLSESPNGALYRGEHAHMRKRIAIKVLPPEAARREGALARFEREAVAGANVDHPNVVAAKDFGALEDGTHFLVLEYLEGKTLREAMAGGMTEARALGIARQIALALDAAHAVGIVHRALSPENIWLVERDEERDVVKLVDWSSARLPPSLISAGPDAAGRVRRASLPPSPAPALAVYSAPEQRAGRTVDFRADLYALGAILYELVAGKLPRPGERRPRLGEVAGASPALEALVERLVASDPAERPSSALEVADALGALTVSATLARGSDTTARPPLSSPANPVMTTAGPTQNDRASRAMIQEPQKLPSSIRFGVLGTGAIVLSIFVAIAVRSTPFADLDDTARAEAITSPGSGRSGASESDDDAPARGDGDETSAKPHGSTRELRSQLSKEVRGDRHKEAVATIEALIASDPTAPEDASVSSDIEEVAARLAYLSANDPKYAPAGDRIFELLGSKMGSAGPAILYRMAAQRGGSKAGDRAKALLGDEDVRSRAKPALKVTIELFVLRSCKDKVAVLDRAKSDGDASTLGRLQLMSRECDMKKDPALKEAMDAIKSRMR; encoded by the coding sequence ATGACCCAGCCGAGCGCAGAGGTCACGCGGCTCGTCGGTACCGTCCTCTCCGGTCGATACCTCGTCCAGGAGCTCCTCTCCGAAAGCCCGAACGGCGCGCTCTACCGGGGCGAGCACGCGCACATGCGCAAGCGCATCGCGATCAAGGTGCTCCCCCCGGAGGCCGCGCGTCGCGAGGGCGCGCTCGCGCGCTTCGAACGCGAGGCCGTCGCAGGCGCGAACGTCGATCACCCCAACGTCGTCGCCGCGAAGGACTTCGGCGCGCTCGAGGACGGCACGCACTTCCTCGTGCTCGAGTACCTCGAAGGAAAAACCCTGCGCGAGGCCATGGCAGGGGGCATGACCGAGGCGAGGGCCCTCGGCATCGCGCGCCAGATCGCGCTCGCCCTCGACGCAGCGCACGCCGTGGGCATCGTGCACCGCGCGCTTTCGCCCGAGAACATCTGGCTCGTCGAGCGCGACGAGGAGCGCGACGTGGTGAAGCTCGTCGACTGGAGCTCGGCCAGGCTCCCGCCCTCGCTCATCTCCGCAGGCCCGGACGCAGCGGGACGCGTGCGCCGCGCGAGCCTGCCTCCGAGCCCGGCCCCCGCCCTGGCGGTCTACTCGGCGCCCGAGCAGCGCGCGGGTCGCACGGTCGACTTCCGCGCCGATCTGTACGCGCTCGGCGCCATCCTGTACGAGCTCGTCGCAGGCAAGCTCCCCAGGCCGGGAGAACGAAGGCCGAGGCTCGGAGAGGTCGCTGGCGCGTCTCCTGCGCTCGAGGCGCTCGTCGAGCGGCTCGTCGCCTCGGACCCGGCAGAGCGGCCCTCGTCGGCGCTCGAGGTGGCGGACGCGCTGGGCGCGCTCACGGTGAGCGCGACGCTCGCAAGAGGTTCCGACACGACGGCCAGACCTCCGCTATCTTCTCCTGCGAACCCTGTCATGACCACCGCCGGACCGACGCAGAACGATCGAGCCTCGCGCGCGATGATCCAGGAGCCTCAAAAGCTGCCTTCGAGCATCCGCTTCGGGGTCCTGGGCACGGGGGCGATCGTGCTGAGCATCTTCGTGGCGATCGCGGTCCGCTCGACGCCCTTCGCGGACCTCGACGACACGGCGCGGGCCGAGGCGATCACGTCGCCAGGGAGCGGCCGCTCGGGCGCATCGGAGAGCGACGACGACGCTCCTGCGCGCGGCGACGGCGACGAGACCTCCGCGAAGCCGCACGGCTCGACGCGCGAGCTGCGGTCGCAGCTCTCGAAGGAAGTGCGGGGCGACAGGCACAAGGAAGCGGTGGCGACGATCGAGGCGCTCATCGCGTCAGACCCGACCGCACCCGAGGACGCGAGCGTGAGCAGCGACATCGAGGAGGTGGCCGCGCGCCTCGCGTACCTGAGCGCGAACGATCCCAAGTACGCGCCTGCGGGCGATCGCATCTTCGAGCTGCTCGGTTCGAAGATGGGCTCGGCGGGGCCGGCGATCCTCTACCGCATGGCCGCGCAGCGAGGCGGCTCGAAGGCGGGCGATCGCGCGAAGGCGCTGCTCGGTGATGAAGACGTGCGGAGCCGGGCCAAGCCCGCGCTGAAGGTCACGATCGAGCTGTTCGTCCTGCGGAGCTGCAAGGACAAGGTGGCGGTGCTCGATCGCGCCAAGAGCGACGGCGACGCTTCCACGCTGGGCCGGCTGCAGCTCATGAGCCGCGAGTGCGACATGAAGAAGGATCCGGCGCTGAAAGAGGCGATGGACGCGATCAAGTCGCGCATGCGCTGA
- the rpsS gene encoding 30S ribosomal protein S19 produces the protein MPRSIKKGPFVDGHLMEKIQASQASAGPKKVIKTWSRRSTIVPDAVGLTFAVHNGRKFVPVFVTENMVGHKLGEFAPTRTFHGHSGDKKAKVGKAPGGR, from the coding sequence ATGCCGCGTAGCATCAAGAAGGGCCCCTTCGTCGATGGCCACCTGATGGAGAAGATCCAGGCCTCGCAGGCGTCGGCCGGCCCGAAGAAGGTCATCAAGACCTGGTCGCGCAGGTCCACGATCGTCCCCGATGCCGTCGGGCTGACGTTCGCGGTCCACAACGGCCGCAAGTTCGTTCCGGTGTTCGTCACCGAGAACATGGTCGGTCACAAGCTGGGCGAGTTCGCCCCGACCCGCACCTTCCACGGCCACTCCGGCGACAAGAAGGCGAAGGTCGGCAAGGCGCCCGGCGGTCGCTGA
- the rplB gene encoding 50S ribosomal protein L2 yields the protein MGIKSYKPTSPARRYYSVSDFKEITKSEPERSLIEKQNSSGGRNNYGRITTRFRGGGHKQRYRVIDFKRDKIGIPANVAAIEYDPNRTARIALLHYVDGEKRYILAPDGLAVGATLVASRHADIKPGNSLTLRFIPPGTSIHNVELKKGKGGQLVRSAGVAAQLMAKDGDYAQVRLPSGEIRKVHLDCRATIGQVSNIDHANISLGKAGRTRWLGRRPHNRGVTMNPVDHPMGGGEGRTSGGRHPCSPWGQLAKGLKTRNNKRTDSMIIRRRGSKG from the coding sequence ATGGGCATCAAGAGCTACAAGCCGACGTCCCCGGCGCGGCGCTATTACTCGGTCAGCGACTTCAAGGAGATCACGAAGTCGGAGCCGGAGCGCTCGCTCATCGAGAAGCAGAACTCGAGCGGTGGACGCAACAACTACGGTCGGATCACCACGCGCTTCCGCGGCGGCGGCCACAAGCAGCGCTACCGCGTCATCGACTTCAAGCGCGACAAGATCGGCATCCCCGCCAACGTGGCTGCCATCGAGTACGATCCGAACCGCACCGCGCGCATCGCGCTGCTGCACTACGTCGACGGCGAGAAGAGGTACATCCTCGCTCCCGATGGCCTCGCAGTGGGCGCGACGCTGGTCGCGAGCCGCCACGCGGACATCAAGCCCGGCAACAGCCTCACGCTGCGCTTCATCCCGCCCGGCACCTCGATCCACAACGTCGAGCTGAAGAAGGGCAAGGGCGGCCAGCTCGTGCGCTCGGCCGGCGTCGCGGCGCAGCTCATGGCGAAGGACGGCGACTACGCGCAGGTGCGTCTGCCGAGCGGTGAGATCCGCAAGGTGCACCTCGATTGCCGTGCCACCATCGGGCAGGTGTCGAACATCGACCACGCGAACATCAGCCTCGGCAAGGCGGGTCGTACGCGCTGGCTCGGGCGACGCCCGCACAACCGCGGCGTCACCATGAACCCCGTCGATCACCCGATGGGCGGCGGCGAGGGCCGTACCTCCGGTGGGCGTCACCCGTGCTCGCCGTGGGGTCAGCTCGCCAAGGGGCTGAAGACTCGCAACAACAAGCGCACCGACTCGATGATCATCCGTCGGCGCGGAAGCAAGGGTTGA
- the rplW gene encoding 50S ribosomal protein L23: MQPEHIIRRPIILTEKSSRLREQGNKVIFEVRRDANKIQIKDAIQTLFKVGVVEVNTLVMRGKDKRMGRGYAKLHNWKKAIVTLKPGDQIQFFDEEKSE; encoded by the coding sequence ATGCAACCCGAGCACATCATCCGTCGGCCGATCATCCTCACCGAGAAGTCGAGCCGGCTCCGCGAGCAGGGCAACAAGGTCATCTTCGAGGTGCGCCGCGACGCGAACAAGATCCAGATCAAGGACGCGATCCAGACGCTCTTCAAGGTGGGCGTCGTCGAGGTGAACACCCTCGTCATGCGCGGCAAAGACAAGCGCATGGGTCGCGGTTACGCGAAGCTGCACAACTGGAAGAAGGCGATCGTGACGCTCAAGCCGGGCGACCAGATCCAGTTCTTCGACGAGGAGAAGTCGGAGTAG
- the rplD gene encoding 50S ribosomal protein L4, whose amino-acid sequence MKISVFNLKREQVGEIDLSDEVFGAEVKEQLFYEVVKAQLASRRSGTKATKERSAVAGSTKKLYRQKGTGRARQGSIRAPHHVGGGHAHALEPKDWSYRPPRKVRIGALKSALSLFAKENRLIVLDSLELPEIKTKAFAQTLTTLQADKKCLVVDAATNEKLVKSIRNLENHQFLPPEGVNVYDLLRHDHLVVSREAAKALEARCLR is encoded by the coding sequence ATGAAGATCAGTGTTTTCAACCTCAAGCGAGAGCAGGTCGGCGAGATCGACCTTTCGGACGAGGTCTTCGGCGCCGAGGTCAAGGAGCAGCTCTTCTACGAGGTGGTGAAAGCCCAGCTCGCGTCGCGCCGCTCGGGAACCAAGGCGACGAAGGAGCGCAGCGCGGTCGCTGGCTCGACGAAGAAGCTCTACCGGCAGAAGGGCACCGGGCGCGCCCGTCAGGGTTCGATCCGCGCCCCGCACCACGTGGGCGGCGGCCATGCCCACGCCCTCGAGCCGAAGGACTGGTCGTATCGTCCGCCGCGCAAGGTGCGGATCGGCGCGCTGAAGAGCGCGCTGTCCCTCTTCGCGAAGGAGAACCGGCTCATCGTCCTCGACAGCCTCGAGCTGCCGGAGATCAAGACCAAGGCCTTCGCGCAGACGCTCACGACGCTCCAGGCGGACAAGAAGTGCCTGGTCGTCGACGCGGCCACGAACGAGAAGCTGGTCAAATCGATCAGGAACCTCGAAAATCACCAGTTCCTGCCGCCGGAGGGCGTCAACGTGTACGACCTCCTGCGGCATGATCACCTCGTCGTCTCGCGAGAGGCGGCCAAGGCGCTCGAAGCGCGCTGCCTGCGGTAG